Proteins from a single region of Deltaproteobacteria bacterium:
- a CDS encoding tetratricopeptide repeat protein: MKKLLLVLAVLVALGVVAGCAGSTKSDSGSTKSGGGEPSEPVPTGPGADVVLYNQGVSWVKKGNIVRAEERFRLATQANAGNLDAWFNLGVSLHRLGRYTEAEEAFRRYMVTRPDDPKAQAGLGSALAASGRGGQAISVFQAAIAKNPDDLTARNNLGAVYLAMNRSDDAEREFREVIAKDVSFADAHINLAECYARRGKVGMAVTILTNTLKIAPDNAALHNNLGRYYVTLEEWGEARNAFQKAVSVDPSNGAALANLGAIQLRLNQATQALGTLQSAVAADPYNAVAQANLGAALRANGQPKEAKKALETAIARDPGLAEAYLNLAVLYEQDLGDKAQALVNYQKYWQYAQSKRQKNELVPEWIKALQGGS, translated from the coding sequence ATGAAAAAACTCCTCCTGGTTCTCGCGGTCCTCGTCGCGCTGGGCGTTGTCGCCGGCTGCGCCGGAAGCACGAAGTCCGATTCGGGATCGACCAAGAGCGGCGGCGGCGAGCCCTCCGAGCCCGTTCCCACCGGCCCCGGAGCGGATGTCGTGCTCTACAACCAGGGCGTTTCGTGGGTGAAAAAAGGCAACATCGTCCGGGCCGAGGAGCGCTTCCGGCTCGCCACGCAAGCCAACGCGGGCAACCTCGACGCGTGGTTCAATCTCGGCGTTTCGCTGCATCGCCTCGGGCGATACACCGAGGCCGAGGAGGCGTTCCGCCGCTACATGGTCACGCGGCCCGATGACCCCAAGGCGCAGGCGGGCCTCGGGTCCGCGCTCGCGGCATCGGGGCGCGGCGGTCAGGCGATCTCGGTCTTCCAGGCCGCGATCGCGAAAAATCCCGACGATCTGACGGCGCGCAACAACCTCGGCGCGGTCTATCTGGCGATGAATCGTTCCGACGATGCGGAACGCGAGTTCCGCGAAGTCATCGCGAAGGACGTCTCCTTCGCCGACGCGCACATCAATCTCGCGGAATGTTACGCGAGGCGCGGCAAGGTCGGCATGGCGGTCACGATTTTGACGAACACGCTCAAGATCGCCCCCGACAACGCCGCGCTGCACAATAATCTCGGGCGCTATTACGTGACCCTCGAAGAGTGGGGCGAGGCGCGCAACGCCTTCCAGAAGGCGGTCAGCGTCGATCCGTCCAACGGCGCGGCGCTCGCGAACCTCGGCGCGATCCAGCTTCGTCTGAATCAGGCGACGCAGGCGCTCGGCACACTGCAAAGCGCGGTGGCCGCCGATCCCTACAACGCGGTCGCGCAGGCGAATCTCGGAGCGGCGCTGCGGGCAAACGGCCAGCCGAAGGAAGCCAAGAAGGCGCTGGAGACGGCCATCGCGCGCGACCCGGGCCTCGCCGAGGCCTACCTCAATCTCGCGGTGCTCTACGAGCAGGATCTGGGCGACAAGGCGCAGGCGCTCGTGAATTATCAGAAGTATTGGCAGTACGCGCAGTCGAAACGTCAGAAGAACGAACTGGTCCCCGAGTGGATCAAGGCGCTGCAGGGCGGATCATGA